The bacterium genome includes a region encoding these proteins:
- a CDS encoding ABC transporter permease, with translation MILTEPILVGLTQLSANKLRSFLTMLGILIGVGSVVGIVSISDGARKMLLSEMDKLGGSNLIWVSPPHHWVRRDGKWQRRAYDAYLENNDVKRISNCSEHIVSVLPIVGVSGNATREMNTSSCSILGTLPAYAEAMDWETERGRFFSWRDEAAWRKVCVIGDKVYDDLFPSGTDPIGKDIKVADVRCVVIGVMKTKSVFGNDWGYNVLIPSATAQHRMKGSERIDYMLVNVDNSLNVSKAERSIKSILKRTKAHGDEYRVRTAQSEIQKAEEALFIAKLVTGGIAAISLIVGGVGIMNIMLVSVAERTREIGLRKAVGARNLLIFSQFLIEAIILCIIGCAVGIGLGFALGHGIAAIISKTADMQFISVVSMKAIVMAVAYSVGIGLAAGVIPAIRAARLNPVEALRYE, from the coding sequence TTGATACTCACGGAACCGATATTGGTCGGGCTTACGCAGCTTTCGGCCAACAAGCTGCGATCGTTCCTGACGATGCTGGGGATACTAATTGGCGTGGGCTCTGTTGTCGGCATCGTCTCGATCTCGGACGGTGCGAGGAAGATGCTCCTCAGCGAGATGGACAAGCTGGGCGGCAGCAACCTGATATGGGTCTCACCGCCCCACCACTGGGTCAGGCGAGACGGCAAATGGCAGCGGCGAGCTTATGACGCCTACCTGGAAAACAACGACGTCAAGAGAATCTCGAATTGCAGCGAGCATATTGTGAGCGTTCTGCCGATCGTTGGCGTCAGCGGCAACGCGACACGGGAGATGAACACCTCCAGTTGCTCGATACTTGGGACGCTGCCGGCCTATGCCGAGGCGATGGACTGGGAGACCGAGCGAGGTCGGTTCTTCTCCTGGAGGGACGAGGCAGCTTGGCGAAAGGTCTGCGTGATCGGCGACAAGGTTTATGATGACCTGTTCCCCAGTGGAACAGACCCGATCGGCAAGGACATAAAGGTCGCGGACGTTCGCTGTGTCGTCATCGGTGTAATGAAGACCAAGAGCGTGTTCGGCAACGACTGGGGCTACAACGTGCTTATCCCCTCGGCAACCGCGCAGCATAGAATGAAAGGCTCCGAGAGAATCGACTACATGCTCGTAAACGTTGACAACAGCCTGAACGTCTCAAAGGCAGAGCGCAGCATCAAATCAATTCTTAAGCGCACCAAGGCCCACGGAGACGAATACCGCGTCAGGACCGCGCAGTCGGAGATCCAGAAGGCAGAGGAGGCGCTGTTCATAGCCAAGCTCGTAACAGGTGGGATAGCCGCCATATCGCTCATCGTTGGCGGCGTTGGGATCATGAACATCATGCTCGTCTCGGTCGCAGAGCGCACCCGCGAGATCGGCCTCCGAAAGGCGGTCGGCGCCCGGAATCTCCTCATATTCTCGCAATTCCTTATTGAGGCGATAATCCTCTGCATTATCGGATGCGCCGTCGGCATCGGGCTGGGCTTTGCGCTTGGACACGGAATCGCGGCTATCATCTCCAAAACGGCCGACATGCAGTTCATAAGCGTCGTGTCGATGAAAGCGATTGTGATGGCTGTTGCCTACTCGGTCGGCATCGGCCTGGCGGCTGGCGTCATCCCTGCCATACGCGCTGCGAGGCTGAATCCGGTCGAAGCGCTCCGCTACGAGTAG